A window of the Algihabitans albus genome harbors these coding sequences:
- a CDS encoding TRAP transporter small permease subunit translates to MKLSDGLAGIVTWIGRIAAWLAVPLMLIIAVDITMRKLIEFYPDLIDSFMFREIGSTKLQEMEWHLHAVLFLLCLGYAYIKNAHVRVEVVREKINPRLRAWFELFGAIVFVVPYCYVVVAYGFDFAERAFMLNERSSALTGLPMRWIIKGMLPLGFVVLGLAALSVALRNFIYLFGPPELRQEAGTFVEHSDIEELVHEAEEELEEYERQHRRQSQGS, encoded by the coding sequence ATGAAACTCAGCGACGGGCTGGCCGGCATCGTCACCTGGATCGGGCGGATCGCCGCCTGGCTGGCGGTACCGCTGATGCTGATCATCGCCGTCGACATCACCATGCGCAAATTGATCGAGTTCTATCCCGACCTGATCGACAGCTTCATGTTCCGCGAGATCGGCTCGACCAAGCTGCAGGAGATGGAGTGGCACCTGCACGCGGTGCTTTTCCTGCTCTGCCTCGGCTACGCCTACATCAAGAATGCCCACGTCAGGGTCGAGGTGGTGCGCGAGAAGATCAACCCGCGTCTGCGCGCCTGGTTCGAGCTGTTCGGCGCCATCGTCTTCGTGGTGCCCTACTGCTACGTCGTCGTGGCTTACGGTTTCGACTTCGCCGAGCGCGCCTTCATGCTGAACGAGCGCTCCTCGGCGCTGACCGGCCTGCCCATGCGCTGGATCATCAAGGGCATGCTGCCGCTCGGCTTCGTCGTGCTGGGCCTCGCCGCCCTCTCGGTGGCGCTGCGCAACTTCATCTATCTCTTCGGTCCGCCCGAGCTGCGGCAGGAGGCCGGGACCTTCGTCGAGCATTCCGATATCGAGGAACTGGTCCACGAGGCCGAGGAAGAACTGGAAGAATACGAGCGCCAGCATAGGCGCCAAAGTCAGGGGAGTTAG